From the Martelella mediterranea DSM 17316 genome, one window contains:
- a CDS encoding sugar phosphate isomerase/epimerase family protein, producing the protein MTNPAKAIRIGTMIKATEGGAAERIAKIADMGFESFEPFFWQSTRGQDLAELGKSCREAIGDRDITISTLGMFGNPLETTDIDRETLQGWKDCIDNAHHFGATCVAGFTGRIRNKPLTDSLPRYREIWSELAKRAADKGVKIAFENCAMDGNWQTGDWNIAHNPDAWELMFNETPDDNIGLEWEPCHQMVYLIDPLPQIRKWAHKFFHVHGKDATIRWEVIREHGVFGKHPFVLMRSPGFGDTNWTDVISELRLAGWSGSIDIEGWHDPVYRDELEMTGQVHALNHLKNCRGGEFVVDPQ; encoded by the coding sequence GTGACCAATCCCGCAAAAGCGATCCGCATCGGCACCATGATCAAGGCAACGGAAGGCGGCGCGGCCGAACGCATCGCCAAGATTGCCGACATGGGCTTCGAAAGCTTCGAACCGTTCTTCTGGCAGTCCACCCGCGGCCAGGATCTCGCCGAACTCGGCAAAAGCTGCCGCGAAGCCATTGGCGACCGCGACATCACGATCTCGACGCTCGGCATGTTCGGCAATCCGCTTGAGACCACCGATATCGACCGCGAGACGCTGCAGGGCTGGAAGGATTGCATCGACAATGCCCATCATTTCGGCGCGACCTGCGTTGCCGGCTTTACCGGCCGCATCCGCAACAAGCCGCTGACGGACAGCCTGCCGCGCTATCGCGAGATCTGGAGCGAGCTTGCAAAGCGGGCGGCCGACAAGGGTGTGAAGATCGCCTTCGAAAACTGCGCCATGGACGGCAACTGGCAGACCGGCGACTGGAACATCGCCCACAATCCCGACGCCTGGGAGCTGATGTTCAACGAAACGCCGGACGACAATATCGGGCTCGAATGGGAGCCCTGCCACCAGATGGTCTACCTCATCGATCCTCTGCCGCAGATCCGCAAATGGGCGCACAAATTCTTTCACGTGCATGGCAAGGACGCCACCATCCGCTGGGAGGTGATCCGCGAGCATGGCGTTTTCGGCAAGCATCCCTTCGTGCTCATGCGCTCGCCGGGCTTCGGCGATACCAACTGGACCGATGTGATCTCGGAGCTGAGGCTCGCCGGCTGGTCCGGTTCGATCGACATCGAGGGCTGGCACGACCCGGTCTATCGCGATGAATTGGAAATGACGGGGCAGGTTCACGCGCTGAACCACCTGAAAAATTGCCGGGGCGGCGAATTCGTCGTCGATCCGCAATAG
- a CDS encoding Gfo/Idh/MocA family protein, which translates to MKMKAVLCGCGAMAKGWLRALQANEELRNAIDLVGLVDLDRATAEALAAEFDLGDIIIGTDLPDTLQRCDADLLFDVVVPAARHSVAATGLSHGCHVLSEKPLAASLEEARDLVRLAAETGKIHAIVQNRRFIPGIRRLRRAVADGLIGDLTGVHCDFFLGPHFGGFREAMDNVLLLDMAVHTLDAARFVSGATPLSVYCVETNPAGSWYAHGAAANAIYRLSGDAVLTYRGSWCAEGRPTSWEGRWRLVGARGMITWDGESDFEVTIAGQEPGLLNGFTALDMPPVPDEGEVHGHASVMIDFVRAVLNGTRPETASDDNIKSLAMVMGAIESARTGLPVDLQIKE; encoded by the coding sequence GTGAAAATGAAAGCCGTCCTGTGCGGATGCGGAGCTATGGCCAAGGGCTGGCTTCGCGCGCTGCAGGCAAATGAAGAGCTTCGTAACGCGATCGACCTCGTCGGTCTCGTCGATCTGGACCGTGCCACCGCCGAAGCGCTGGCGGCCGAATTCGATCTTGGCGATATCATCATCGGCACGGATTTGCCTGATACGTTGCAGCGTTGCGATGCCGACCTCCTGTTCGACGTGGTTGTTCCCGCCGCGCGCCATTCCGTTGCCGCGACCGGCCTTAGCCATGGCTGCCATGTGCTGAGCGAGAAGCCGCTTGCGGCCTCCCTGGAAGAAGCGCGCGATCTGGTGCGGCTTGCGGCGGAAACCGGGAAGATCCACGCTATCGTCCAGAATCGGCGCTTTATTCCGGGCATCCGCCGGTTGCGCCGCGCGGTTGCGGATGGCCTGATCGGCGACCTCACCGGCGTTCACTGCGACTTCTTTCTCGGCCCGCATTTCGGCGGGTTCCGGGAAGCCATGGATAATGTGCTGTTGCTCGACATGGCCGTCCATACCCTGGATGCGGCGCGGTTCGTTTCCGGCGCGACGCCGCTCTCGGTCTACTGCGTCGAGACCAATCCGGCCGGCTCCTGGTATGCCCATGGCGCGGCGGCGAATGCCATCTACCGTCTTTCCGGCGATGCGGTTCTGACCTATCGCGGCTCGTGGTGCGCGGAAGGCCGCCCGACGAGCTGGGAAGGACGCTGGCGGCTCGTCGGCGCGCGCGGCATGATCACCTGGGATGGCGAAAGCGATTTCGAAGTCACGATTGCCGGTCAGGAGCCGGGACTTCTGAACGGCTTCACGGCGCTCGATATGCCGCCGGTTCCCGATGAGGGAGAGGTTCACGGCCACGCAAGTGTGATGATCGATTTTGTCCGGGCGGTGCTGAACGGGACCCGCCCGGAAACGGCAAGCGATGACAATATCAAGAGCCTCGCAATGGTCATGGGTGCGATCGAAAGCGCGCGCACCGGCCTTCCCGTCGATTTGCAAATAAAGGAATGA
- a CDS encoding ABC transporter substrate-binding protein codes for MTIRKTLMAGAVALAGVSALAVAAHAEDTTITVWSLDKDIQPAPNLVKEFNDLDNGIHVEYREIQFDDVVSEAMRAYATGNAPDIIAIDNPNTAMFASRDAFLDLTDMIENSDVINADNYFPGPLASATWDGKYYAVPKATNTIALYYNKDMFRVHGLDPDQPPETWDELVETARTLTDPENNVYGLAFSAKANEEGTFQFLPWAQMGGATYDNINTEGAVEALATWKEIMDEKLASPDTLTNSQWNATATFNAGNAAMAISGPWEIDRMLADADFDWGVALLPVPEEGAERSSAMGDYNWAIFSSTKHPKEAFEVLEYFVSQDDTMFENYGQIPARSDIAIPPTGNALKDAALATFVEQLKYAKPRGPHPQWPKISKAIQDAIQATLTGQMDPQAALDQAAQKISAVPDR; via the coding sequence ATGACAATTCGCAAGACCCTTATGGCAGGCGCCGTCGCGCTTGCCGGCGTATCGGCCTTGGCCGTTGCTGCCCATGCCGAAGATACGACGATCACCGTCTGGTCGCTGGACAAGGATATCCAGCCCGCGCCCAATCTGGTGAAGGAGTTCAACGATCTCGATAACGGCATCCATGTCGAATACCGCGAGATCCAGTTCGATGACGTTGTGAGCGAGGCCATGCGGGCCTACGCCACCGGCAACGCGCCCGACATCATCGCGATCGACAATCCGAATACCGCCATGTTCGCCTCGCGCGACGCCTTTCTCGATCTCACCGACATGATCGAGAATTCGGATGTCATCAATGCCGACAACTACTTCCCCGGCCCGCTGGCATCGGCGACCTGGGACGGTAAATATTACGCCGTGCCGAAGGCCACCAACACGATCGCGCTCTACTACAACAAGGACATGTTCCGCGTCCACGGGCTCGATCCCGACCAGCCGCCTGAGACCTGGGACGAGCTTGTCGAGACAGCCCGCACACTGACCGATCCGGAAAACAACGTCTATGGCCTCGCGTTTTCGGCCAAGGCCAACGAGGAGGGCACCTTCCAGTTCCTGCCATGGGCGCAGATGGGCGGTGCGACCTATGACAACATCAACACCGAAGGCGCGGTCGAGGCGCTGGCGACGTGGAAAGAGATCATGGACGAGAAGCTTGCTTCTCCCGATACCCTGACCAACAGCCAGTGGAACGCGACGGCGACCTTCAACGCCGGCAATGCCGCGATGGCCATTTCCGGCCCGTGGGAAATCGACCGCATGCTTGCGGACGCCGATTTCGACTGGGGCGTGGCGCTGCTGCCCGTTCCGGAAGAGGGGGCCGAGCGGTCGTCGGCCATGGGCGACTATAACTGGGCGATCTTCTCCAGCACGAAGCATCCGAAGGAAGCCTTCGAGGTACTGGAATATTTCGTCTCGCAGGATGACACGATGTTCGAGAACTACGGCCAGATCCCGGCCCGTTCCGACATTGCGATCCCGCCGACGGGCAATGCCCTGAAAGACGCGGCGCTGGCGACCTTCGTGGAGCAGTTGAAATACGCCAAGCCGCGCGGCCCGCATCCGCAATGGCCGAAGATCTCCAAGGCGATCCAGGATGCCATCCAGGCCACGCTGACGGGCCAGATGGACCCGCAGGCCGCCCTGGACCAGGCCGCCCAGAAGATTTCCGCCGTTCCGGACCGGTAA
- a CDS encoding tyrosine recombinase XerC, translated as MENVLIPAEDALMALRRDWLETLDSERRLADHTINAYERDTRQFLQFLCRHVARPVRLSDIDALRPADIRAYLAFRRKGGAEARTLGRDLAGIRSFLRWLEKRGLANAAGVRAMRAPKQPKSLPKPLNAEDALALSRADSQLAEEPWIAARNAAVFCLLYGCGLRISEALGLTPADFAGAPQSLRITGKGSKTRIVPLLPAALAAVNDYIRLVPYHLEPEGPLFLGARGKKLQSAIIQREMQAMRGALGLSDKATPHALRHSFATHLLAAGGDLRTIQELLGHASLSTTQVYTGVDTGRLLEIYDRAHPRK; from the coding sequence ATGGAAAACGTGCTCATTCCGGCAGAAGACGCCCTGATGGCGCTTCGGCGCGACTGGCTCGAAACGCTGGACAGCGAACGGCGGCTCGCCGACCATACGATCAACGCCTATGAGCGCGACACGCGCCAGTTTCTGCAGTTCCTGTGCCGCCATGTGGCGCGGCCGGTGCGCCTTTCCGATATCGACGCGCTCCGGCCTGCCGATATTCGCGCCTATCTGGCGTTTCGCCGCAAGGGTGGCGCGGAGGCGCGCACGCTCGGGCGCGATCTTGCCGGCATCCGTTCATTCCTGCGCTGGCTGGAAAAACGCGGGCTTGCCAATGCCGCCGGCGTGCGGGCCATGCGCGCGCCGAAACAGCCGAAATCGCTGCCGAAACCCTTGAACGCCGAAGATGCCCTGGCGCTGTCGCGGGCCGACAGCCAGCTTGCGGAAGAGCCATGGATCGCGGCGCGGAACGCCGCCGTGTTCTGCCTGCTCTATGGCTGCGGGCTGCGCATTTCCGAAGCGCTGGGACTGACGCCTGCCGATTTTGCCGGCGCGCCGCAAAGCCTCCGGATCACCGGCAAGGGCAGCAAGACGCGGATCGTTCCGCTGCTGCCGGCAGCGCTTGCCGCCGTCAACGATTATATCCGTCTAGTGCCCTATCACCTTGAACCGGAGGGGCCGCTGTTTCTCGGCGCGCGCGGCAAGAAACTACAAAGCGCGATCATACAGCGCGAAATGCAGGCGATGCGCGGTGCGCTCGGCCTCTCCGACAAGGCGACGCCGCATGCGCTGCGCCACTCCTTCGCAACCCATCTTCTGGCCGCCGGCGGCGATCTGCGCACCATCCAGGAACTGCTCGGCCATGCCAGCCTGTCGACGACACAGGTCTATACCGGCGTCGATACCGGCCGGCTCTTGGAGATCTACGACCGGGCCCATCCGCGCAAATGA
- a CDS encoding carbohydrate ABC transporter permease: protein MKRILSSLTDGRGFDITLVAVPLAFLFLLSGLPLLYNVLMSFQEVDMFSMGQLARPFVGFRNYVDLFSQPETFGILLNTAVFVLASIAGQFVLGFGLALFFGTQFPGASWLRGLFLVSWVMPGLVVGAIWNWILSGDYGVLNFLLTSTGLTDGNIYWRSDPSYSLWAVILANIWLGTSFNMILLSVGLSSIPRDLYEASELDGANVFQRFWTITLPMMRSTIGAVVALGLIFTLQQFDLFAAITDGGPNNSSNVAQYWAWDLSFRQYDFAKGATVSVIMIVFVMFASLVYVRSTRHEVRG, encoded by the coding sequence ATGAAACGCATCCTTTCCAGCCTGACCGATGGTCGCGGCTTCGATATCACGCTGGTGGCCGTGCCGCTCGCCTTCCTGTTCCTGCTGTCCGGACTGCCGCTGCTCTACAACGTGCTGATGAGCTTCCAGGAAGTCGACATGTTCAGCATGGGGCAGCTTGCGCGGCCGTTCGTGGGTTTCCGGAACTATGTCGATCTCTTCAGCCAGCCGGAAACCTTCGGCATCCTCCTCAACACGGCGGTCTTCGTTCTTGCCTCCATCGCCGGTCAGTTCGTCCTCGGTTTCGGCCTTGCCCTGTTCTTCGGCACCCAGTTTCCGGGCGCCTCGTGGCTGCGCGGCCTGTTTCTTGTGTCCTGGGTGATGCCCGGCCTTGTCGTCGGCGCGATCTGGAACTGGATCCTGTCGGGCGATTACGGCGTTCTCAATTTCCTTCTGACCTCCACTGGGCTTACCGATGGCAACATCTACTGGCGCTCCGACCCCTCCTATTCCCTATGGGCGGTCATTCTCGCCAATATCTGGCTTGGAACCTCGTTCAACATGATCCTGCTTTCGGTCGGCCTGTCCTCGATCCCGCGCGATCTCTACGAAGCGTCCGAGCTTGACGGCGCCAACGTGTTCCAGCGGTTCTGGACCATCACGCTTCCGATGATGCGTTCGACGATCGGTGCGGTTGTCGCGCTCGGTCTGATCTTCACCCTGCAGCAGTTCGACCTGTTTGCCGCCATCACCGACGGCGGTCCCAACAATTCGTCCAATGTCGCCCAGTACTGGGCCTGGGATCTGTCGTTCCGCCAGTATGATTTCGCCAAGGGCGCGACGGTTTCGGTCATCATGATCGTGTTCGTGATGTTCGCCTCGCTGGTCTATGTCCGTTCCACGCGCCATGAGGTGAGAGGATGA
- a CDS encoding GNAT family N-acetyltransferase, with protein sequence MARRDSSSALTHFAETLALVSQGRPGHIVDTLIAERGEKIVHSPFWPVMRPFLYSLLGYGKAIEFATETQSMDGYGVFNYLSEKLTLDIHCQRGERIPEAGGFIMVSNHPTGIADGVAVFDLLKERRPDMMFFANRDAVRVNPRLVEMIIPVEWREEFKSKLKARETLQVTNDAIKQEKAMVLFPSGRIAYWAEGKLNERPWKNSAIGFARKYNLPILPVHLKARNSGLFYWFAKWSTELRDMTVFHELLNKKGDRFDFTIGKMIMPEELHGDAADVTTALENHTVHALAKDPDADFALPPAEPKAEAEEGAA encoded by the coding sequence ATGGCGCGCCGTGATTCCTCATCTGCCTTGACGCATTTTGCCGAGACGCTGGCGCTTGTCTCGCAGGGACGGCCGGGCCATATCGTCGACACGCTGATCGCCGAGCGCGGCGAAAAGATTGTCCACAGCCCGTTCTGGCCGGTGATGCGGCCCTTCCTTTATTCCCTGCTCGGCTATGGCAAGGCGATCGAATTCGCCACCGAAACCCAGTCGATGGATGGCTACGGGGTCTTCAACTATCTTTCCGAAAAACTGACGCTGGACATCCATTGCCAGCGCGGCGAGCGGATTCCTGAAGCCGGCGGTTTCATCATGGTCTCCAACCATCCGACCGGCATTGCCGACGGCGTGGCGGTGTTCGACCTCTTGAAGGAACGCCGCCCGGACATGATGTTCTTCGCCAATCGCGATGCGGTGCGCGTCAATCCGCGCCTGGTCGAGATGATCATTCCGGTCGAGTGGCGCGAGGAGTTCAAGAGCAAGCTCAAGGCGCGCGAAACCCTGCAGGTCACCAATGACGCGATCAAGCAGGAAAAGGCGATGGTGCTGTTTCCCTCCGGCCGCATTGCCTATTGGGCCGAGGGCAAGCTCAACGAGCGGCCATGGAAGAATTCGGCGATCGGCTTTGCCCGCAAATACAACCTGCCGATCCTGCCGGTACATCTGAAGGCGCGCAATTCCGGCCTGTTCTACTGGTTCGCCAAATGGTCGACCGAACTGCGCGACATGACGGTGTTCCACGAACTTCTGAACAAGAAGGGCGACCGGTTCGATTTCACCATCGGCAAGATGATCATGCCCGAGGAACTCCACGGCGACGCCGCCGACGTGACGACCGCACTCGAAAACCATACGGTGCATGCGCTGGCGAAGGACCCTGATGCGGACTTCGCGCTGCCGCCGGCCGAACCCAAGGCCGAGGCAGAGGAAGGGGCGGCCTGA
- a CDS encoding carbohydrate ABC transporter permease codes for MSDTSRNRLMLVIAILLAIVYLFPLYWMYVTSLKTGSAMFATPPRLLPSDPQWATYGDVWASRNMARYLWNSLVIATGSVALIAALGVGCAYVLARYRSGWVDAGLFLILLLQVLPASLMITPIFVGFSQVGLLDFPRFAVILAIAAKSMPFFVVLVRATFMSVPIELEEAAMVDGNSRIGAFFRIVLPLARNGILVSAILIFMQAFGEFVYSKSMIQAAELQPASVGLNSFMGPNTTEWNKIMAYATIYVTPILAIFVLLQRRIVSGLTSGALK; via the coding sequence ATGAGCGATACCTCCCGCAACCGCCTGATGCTCGTCATCGCCATCCTGCTGGCGATCGTCTACCTGTTCCCGCTCTACTGGATGTATGTCACCAGCCTGAAGACCGGCTCGGCGATGTTTGCCACGCCGCCGCGCCTGCTGCCCTCCGATCCGCAGTGGGCGACCTATGGCGATGTCTGGGCGAGCCGCAACATGGCGCGCTATCTCTGGAACTCGCTGGTGATCGCCACCGGCTCCGTCGCGCTGATTGCGGCGCTGGGTGTGGGCTGCGCCTATGTGCTCGCCCGCTATCGCAGCGGCTGGGTCGATGCCGGCCTGTTCCTGATCCTGCTGTTGCAGGTCCTGCCGGCCTCGCTGATGATCACGCCGATCTTCGTCGGGTTCTCGCAGGTCGGGCTGCTCGACTTTCCGCGCTTCGCGGTGATCCTTGCGATTGCGGCCAAGAGCATGCCGTTCTTCGTGGTGCTGGTCCGCGCGACCTTCATGAGCGTGCCGATCGAGCTTGAGGAGGCGGCGATGGTCGACGGAAATTCCCGGATCGGCGCGTTCTTCAGGATCGTGCTGCCGCTGGCGCGCAACGGCATCCTCGTCAGCGCCATCCTGATCTTCATGCAGGCCTTCGGGGAGTTCGTCTACTCCAAGTCGATGATCCAGGCCGCCGAGCTTCAGCCCGCCAGCGTCGGACTGAACAGCTTCATGGGCCCGAACACCACCGAGTGGAACAAGATCATGGCCTATGCGACGATCTACGTAACGCCGATCCTCGCCATTTTCGTTCTTCTGCAACGCCGTATTGTGTCCGGCCTCACTTCTGGAGCCCTCAAATGA
- a CDS encoding DMT family transporter, translating into MSSEQTNATGQLTGIALITFAVLLLSLSDALVKLTGAHYSLGQLILMRSLGAGLLLCLWAWARGRLLGAARPLWVTLRSLCLVAMWFFYYAALPEIPLALAAACFYTAPLWMALLSRVVLGEPLGLRRSVAVVVGALGVFLAVNPAAAMPSPYVVLPLLAAFCYALSGIITWSRCRSEQPVAMAFNLNVALVVAGGGLVAALSMTGAGVEGSFIFGVWPSLGAVDWAVLGLLATFLMIITVSVAGAYRMAPAPVIGLFDNAYLVFAALWGVAFFGQIPSPVEMAGMALILAAAIAAARAPRARVGGSVPTRIAAK; encoded by the coding sequence ATGTCTTCCGAACAAACGAATGCAACCGGCCAGCTCACCGGTATTGCCCTGATCACCTTTGCGGTGCTGCTGCTGTCGCTGTCGGACGCTCTGGTGAAGCTGACCGGGGCGCATTACAGCCTTGGACAGCTGATCCTCATGCGCTCGCTGGGGGCCGGTCTTCTGCTGTGCCTGTGGGCATGGGCGCGGGGCAGGCTGCTTGGTGCGGCCCGTCCGCTCTGGGTAACGCTCAGAAGCCTGTGCCTTGTGGCGATGTGGTTCTTCTACTATGCGGCGCTGCCGGAAATACCGCTGGCGCTGGCCGCCGCCTGCTTCTACACCGCGCCGCTCTGGATGGCGCTGCTCTCGCGCGTCGTGCTTGGCGAGCCGCTCGGATTGCGCAGGTCGGTGGCGGTGGTTGTTGGCGCGCTAGGCGTGTTTCTGGCGGTCAATCCGGCTGCCGCCATGCCATCGCCCTATGTCGTCCTGCCGCTGCTTGCGGCGTTCTGCTATGCGTTGAGCGGCATCATTACCTGGAGCCGCTGCCGTTCGGAGCAGCCGGTGGCGATGGCGTTCAACCTGAACGTCGCCCTGGTCGTCGCCGGCGGCGGGCTTGTTGCCGCGCTTTCTATGACGGGGGCGGGCGTCGAGGGCAGTTTCATTTTCGGCGTCTGGCCTTCGCTCGGCGCTGTCGACTGGGCGGTCCTCGGCCTGTTGGCGACGTTCCTGATGATCATCACGGTTTCGGTGGCCGGGGCCTATCGCATGGCGCCCGCGCCGGTGATCGGCCTGTTCGACAATGCCTATCTAGTTTTCGCCGCGCTCTGGGGCGTCGCGTTCTTCGGGCAAATTCCGTCGCCGGTCGAAATGGCCGGAATGGCGCTGATCCTGGCGGCGGCGATCGCGGCGGCGCGCGCGCCCAGGGCCCGGGTCGGCGGTTCGGTGCCCACCCGGATCGCGGCGAAATGA
- a CDS encoding LacI family DNA-binding transcriptional regulator, which produces MAGIRQLADHLNISIGTVSRALNGKPDVNPDTRRRVLEAAEKLGYVANQAGRALRQGKTGIVGFMMETDTESTRYGDLFFTSVFDGVQSVLSRHQLDLVTLLCSSSEEPDAYLDRIVARGFADAIILSGTRRHDPRFELLARRKIPFIPLGRSLTDVGQPWIDLDFEGMAETAVNRLVASGHRRIGIIWPHGDYNLAYIFIDRIRETLARHSLSLPDAYIFKGPPNEDGGYRIARDIKACAEPPTAIVLVNEATVMGLYRGLSEVGLTPGKDLAIIGRHSPQAKFLSPSLTSFDLSLRDLGIALAETLLGSMPAYREFYPDIVSRRIWPMTLVEGESG; this is translated from the coding sequence ATGGCCGGCATTCGCCAGCTCGCCGATCATCTCAATATTTCAATCGGCACGGTGTCGCGCGCCCTGAACGGCAAGCCCGATGTCAATCCGGACACCCGTCGCCGCGTCCTCGAAGCGGCCGAAAAGCTGGGCTATGTCGCCAATCAGGCGGGACGCGCCTTGCGTCAGGGAAAGACCGGCATTGTCGGCTTCATGATGGAAACCGATACCGAATCCACCCGCTACGGCGATCTGTTCTTCACCAGCGTGTTCGATGGCGTGCAAAGCGTGTTGTCGCGTCACCAGCTCGATCTCGTGACGCTGCTTTGCTCCTCCAGCGAGGAACCGGACGCCTATCTCGACCGTATCGTCGCGCGCGGCTTCGCCGACGCCATCATCCTGTCCGGCACGCGGCGGCACGATCCGCGCTTCGAGCTTCTGGCGCGGCGCAAGATACCCTTCATCCCGCTCGGCCGCAGCCTGACAGACGTCGGCCAGCCCTGGATCGACCTCGATTTCGAAGGCATGGCCGAAACGGCGGTCAACCGCCTCGTCGCAAGCGGGCATCGCCGCATCGGCATCATCTGGCCGCATGGCGATTACAATCTCGCCTATATCTTCATCGACCGGATCCGCGAGACGCTCGCGCGTCACAGCCTCTCCCTGCCCGACGCCTATATTTTCAAGGGCCCGCCCAATGAAGACGGTGGCTACCGGATCGCCAGGGACATCAAGGCATGCGCGGAACCGCCGACAGCGATCGTGCTCGTCAACGAGGCAACTGTCATGGGGCTTTACCGGGGGCTGTCGGAAGTCGGCCTGACGCCTGGCAAGGATCTCGCCATCATCGGCCGGCACAGCCCGCAGGCGAAGTTTCTGTCGCCAAGCCTCACCTCATTCGACCTGTCGCTGCGCGATCTCGGCATCGCCCTTGCGGAAACGCTGCTCGGCTCCATGCCCGCCTATCGCGAGTTCTACCCCGACATCGTCAGCCGCCGGATCTGGCCGATGACGCTGGTGGAAGGCGAAAGCGGCTGA
- a CDS encoding ABC transporter ATP-binding protein, which translates to MTYHIQFEGVNKHYGAYHALKNIDLGIPKGTFVALVGPSGCGKSTLLRSLAGLEKITSGNLTIAGETMNNVPPRKRDLAMVFQSYALYPHMTVEENLTYSLRIRGVAKAEAKKAAEEVAATTGLSELLGRYPRELSGGQRQRVAMSRAIIRHPKAFLFDEPLSNLDAALRVQMRKEIRALHDRLGATSVYVTHDQIEAMTMADHVVVMRAGIIEQQGPPLELYDRPVNRFVAGFIGSPAMNFVSARIGEGGGSLVLELGGPQTIAVETGLPEGRAVTVGLRPEHLRLVADDEALLKFSVETVESTGSSTYLAAAGAEDFNLVVNGRTEVKPGDVVGVGFDLAQLHLFDAQTGERLPFESR; encoded by the coding sequence ATGACGTATCACATCCAGTTCGAAGGCGTGAATAAGCATTATGGCGCCTATCATGCCCTGAAAAACATCGATCTCGGCATCCCCAAGGGCACCTTCGTCGCCCTGGTCGGCCCCTCGGGATGCGGCAAGTCAACCCTGCTTCGCTCGCTCGCCGGCCTTGAAAAGATCACCAGCGGAAATCTGACGATCGCCGGCGAGACGATGAACAATGTGCCGCCGCGCAAACGCGATCTGGCCATGGTGTTCCAGTCCTATGCGCTTTATCCGCACATGACGGTCGAGGAAAACCTGACCTACAGTCTTCGCATTCGCGGCGTCGCCAAGGCCGAGGCGAAGAAGGCGGCCGAAGAGGTTGCGGCAACGACCGGGCTATCGGAACTTCTCGGCCGCTATCCGCGCGAATTGTCGGGCGGGCAGCGTCAGCGCGTGGCGATGAGCCGGGCGATCATTCGCCATCCCAAGGCCTTCCTGTTCGACGAGCCGCTCTCCAACCTCGATGCCGCCCTGCGCGTGCAGATGCGCAAGGAAATCCGCGCGTTGCACGACAGACTGGGCGCGACATCGGTCTATGTGACGCACGACCAGATCGAGGCGATGACCATGGCCGATCATGTCGTCGTCATGCGCGCCGGCATCATCGAACAGCAGGGCCCCCCGCTCGAACTCTACGACCGCCCCGTCAACCGCTTCGTCGCCGGCTTCATCGGCTCGCCGGCGATGAATTTCGTGTCGGCGCGCATTGGAGAGGGTGGCGGATCGCTCGTGCTCGAGCTTGGCGGGCCGCAGACCATTGCCGTGGAAACGGGCTTGCCGGAAGGGCGTGCGGTCACCGTTGGCCTGCGGCCGGAGCATCTGCGTCTCGTTGCCGATGACGAGGCGCTGCTGAAATTCTCTGTCGAGACCGTCGAAAGCACCGGCTCCAGCACCTATCTCGCCGCCGCGGGGGCCGAGGACTTCAATCTGGTTGTGAATGGTCGTACCGAGGTCAAGCCTGGGGATGTCGTCGGCGTTGGCTTCGATCTCGCACAGCTTCACCTCTTCGACGCGCAAACCGGCGAAAGGTTGCCCTTCGAAAGCCGGTAG